From the genome of Fusarium keratoplasticum isolate Fu6.1 chromosome 11, whole genome shotgun sequence, one region includes:
- a CDS encoding Isochorismatase domain-containing protein, protein MSTTAFIILDLQQGVIPMIGDIDREGYLKLVAQTAQKAREAGVQVIHVRTAFRPGYEDLATRNKFMGGLSTMGEGMFTEGHISSDFDPAVAPPAGSKDIVVTKKRTSAFAGSDLDTVLRTLKIDTLVLTGVATSGAVLSTLRQAADLDFVITIVEDLCLDRDAEVHRVLTQKVFPRQATISSAKEWIESLN, encoded by the coding sequence ATGTCCACTACGGCCTTTATCATCTTGGACCTACAACAGGGCGTCATCCCCATGATTGGGGATATTGATCGCGAGGGTTATCTCAAACTCGTGGCGCAGACTGCCCAGAAAGCACGTGAAGCCGGAGTCCAAGTGATTCACGTCCGAACAGCCTTTCGACCAGGATATGAAGACCTGGCTACCAGGAACAAGTTCATGGGCGGTCTCTCCACCATGGGAGAGGGTATGTTTACTGAAGGCCACATCTCGTCGGACTTTGATCCAGCCGTCGCCCCTCCTGCTGGTTCGAAGGACATTGTCGTCACCAAGAAGAGAACCTCAGCCTTTGCTGGCTCTGACTTGGACACCGTCCTCAGGACTCTGAAGATCGATACCCTGGTGCTTACGGGTGTAGCTACTAGCGGTGCAGTCCTGTCGACTCTGAGACAGGCTGCTGACTTGGACTTTGTCATCACTATTGTGGAGGACCTGTGTCTGGATCGCGACGCAGAGGTGCATCGGGTGTTGACGCAAAAGGTGTTTCCTAGACAGGCAACTATTTCTTCGGCCAAAGAATGGATCGAGTCACTGAACTAG